A window from Acropora palmata chromosome 14, jaAcrPala1.3, whole genome shotgun sequence encodes these proteins:
- the LOC141866271 gene encoding uncharacterized protein LOC141866271, translating into MTSRAVHLELTRTQTAEEFQRKLNAFITRKTKPERIISDNAVTFKTTATWIKRIRKSEKLQDFLAQQEITWQFNLSKSPWWGGMYERLIKEIKKTVYKTLGKTHLTFELLEAVVIDIERHLNNRPLTYVESDEGGPQTLTPNALMWGQNAHGLEDIEIDEEEVTKLHRHLKNIREHAWRRWQKEYVHSLMEAHRVNRKDKPQMPEVGEIVLVVGENRNRGEWKKAKVVQHVKGRDGVVRGVVLLHKGNKIRRPLQLVCPLEIRSCSKEPAEVTETTSQEPNRSVSKRRAADDARTKIKLIADSEFEFD; encoded by the coding sequence ATGACATCGAGAGCGGTGCACCTGGAGCTGACCAGAACTCAGACAGCTGAGGAGTTTCAAAGGAAGCTAAACGCCTTCATAACAAGAAAAACGAAACCAGAGCGAATTATCTCAGACAACGCCGTGACATTCAAGACAACGGCAACCTGGATCAAAAGGATTCGTAAGAGTGAGAAGTTACAAGATTTCCTCGCACAACAAGAGATTACTTGGCAATTCAATCTCTCCAAGTCGCCATGGTGGGGAGGGATGTACGAAAGGCTGATAAAGGAGATCAAGAAAACAGTGTACAAGACGCTGGGGAAGACACATCTTACCTTTGAGCTGCTTGAAGCAGTGGTCATTGACATCGAGAGGCATCTGAACAATCGACCCCTAACATATGTTGAGAGTGACGAGGGCGGACCACAAACCTTGACACCAAACGCCTTAATGTGGGGCCAAAATGCTCACGGGCTAGAAGATATTGAAATCGACGAGGAGGAAGTTACCAAGCTTCACAGACATCTGAAGAACATTAGAGAACACGCATGGCGCCGTTGGCAGAAAGAGTATGTACACAGTTTGATGGAAGCGCACAGGGTCAACAGAAAGGACAAGCCACAAATGCCTGAGGTGGGAGAGATTGTTCTGGTGGTAGGCGAGAACAGGAACCGAGGCGAGTGGAAGAAGGCCAAGGTAGTTCAACATGTGAAAGGGAGAGACGGAGTTGTGAGGGGAGTTGTTCTTCTACACAAGGGAAACAAGATCCGACGCCCACTCCAGCTTGTGTGCCCCCTCGAAATAAGGAGTTGCAGCAAGGAACCGGCCGAGGTGACCGAGACTACAAGTCAAGAACCCAACCGAAGTGTGTCAAAGAGAAGGGCAGCTGACGATGCAAGGACGAAAATCAAGTTGATTGCAGACAGTGAATTTGAGTTTGACTAA
- the LOC141865630 gene encoding uncharacterized protein LOC141865630, with protein sequence MWEEKLDAELELAQKKLEMENNARATTAKLPKLRITPFKGTPTDWVRFENMFVTPVHSKPISAEEKFGYLLEMVTPAVRGKIGNLKPGEIGYKTAWERLKTEYGQNKVVVSAHVQEIVNLSSVKGTHFLWIQEFYENLSKNYDALVTMGEAGMLRGFVISTLNKLPHVKPDLVRTDDNWENWRMEDLMKHLQGWLKRNRTEEQPGTIRENQKKERHWYTAKGDDKSPPDKTKATPVCLYCKQGHWGDHCETYKTLESRRKLLADNQLCYNCGRAGHIGHHCRSRGCFKCKGRHHTSICDQNDHPLLTVYIPSAEETLPAIIPVKTNVTTLWAYLDTGSGRNFISLDAVRRLKINPVRHETRQIVILSGTQKQSMPIFDLNIDSVDGQARERIEVTGAKMADFTTMRRPDLSTLKWKYDHTKDKRFYKNPGDDYTIHMILGDSTYCRIKTEDVFKGKPGEPIVEGTTFGWIIHGGDRITDGCLFTREASDYERLYSLGVLGVEDRGENSQLDVHTEFVENIPRMADGRYEVNVPWIPGQKLAETNEMQRRQRLQRVEKKLEQNMKLKEEYEKIVATQKESGIIEKVPDSPTANRVFYMPHKPVIREDAATTKVRMVFDASAKPHYLANSINDCMYRGPPLQPLMWDILIRARMSTDILLGDIEKAFLQVGIKQEDRDAFRFLFKVNGQEEHFWFTRVPFGAEASPFILGATLQHHYDQQPEEVRETVQTLRDNTYMDNLMKTGEGLEEMKRFKSEATKILEEARFPVHKWESNLQELESGGMTNPSRILGLSWDKQNDTLELTMRRFTKEETVTKKSILSHLGSIYDPLGMLSPTTVERKRIYREACDEKKGWTTEISDPLRKEWTNWTKQLKNVTVPRTIVTNMTKADAVHLHVFPDASNLACCAAAIAVVEHSSAMVKGLLTSKSRISKRDTSIARLELISGQMAAHLAKNIHNALRGWPVKSITVWMDSMVALYWILNPGKSWKVFVANRVHKMAQITEQVKIQWRYCPTERNLADLGSRGASLSKMEENGWYEGPQWLLTREHWPPQPSIKCTPRSQEEEKPLKDIVAYTREETPTKTKEQAKGSTEDQETDEWEELLSRSTYWRILRITAWVLRFKTNSLAKLNKIKKKSGPLYTEELGKAKQHWVERAQRGIPDDMERPGWKLVRDKETNLLKCTGRIQGYNPVYLEDGPFTQKLIQHVQNQIKHLGVANTMAALREE encoded by the coding sequence ATGTGGGAGGAAAAACTCGACGCAGAACTCGAACTCGcacaaaagaaattggaaatgGAGAACAACGCTCGCGCTACAACAGCGAAATTACCGAAGCTTAGGATCACTCCTTTCAAAGGAACACCAACCGACTGGGTCAGATTCGAAAATATGTTCGTGACACCAGTTCATAGCAAGCCGATAAGCGCAGAAGAAAAATTTGGTTATCTGCTGGAGATGGTAACCCCTGCTGTACGTGGAAAAATTGGAAATCTAAAACCTGGCGAGATCGGTTACAAAACGGCGTGGGAAAGGCTGAAGACAGAGTACGGACAAAACAAGGTGGTGGTAAGCGCTCACGTGCAAGAAATTGTGAATCTTTCGAGTGTTAAAGGAACCCATTTCCTTTGGATTCAGGAATTTTACGAAAATCTCAGCAAGAACTACGACGCATTGGTTACGATGGGTGAAGCCGGCATGCTGCGAGGGTTTGTGATCTCCACATTAAACAAATTACCGCACGTGAAACCGGACCTCGTACGGACTGACGATAATTGGGAGAATTGGCGAATGGAGGATCTGATGAAACACCTACAAGGATGGCTGAAGAGGAACAGGACGGAAGAACAGCCTGGAACTATTCGAGAAAACCAGAAGAAGGAAAGACATTGGTACACTGCAAAGGGGGATGACAAATCACCACCGGATAAAACTAAAGCCACACCCGTCTGCCTATACTGCAAACAAGGTCACTGGGGAGACCATTGTGAAACTTACAAGACACTGGAGAGCAGAAGGAAACTTCTAGCAGATAATCAATTGTGCTACAATTGCGGAAGGGCGGGGCACATTGGTCATCATTGTCGAAGCCGTGGCTGTTTCAAATGCAAAGGGCGGCATCACACAAGCATTTGTGACCAAAATGACCACCCTCTACTCACTGTGTATATACCATCAGCCGAGGAGACACTCCCAGCTATAATCCCAGTTAAGACCAATGTAACAACACTGTGGGCTTACCTCGACACAGGATCGGGAAGGAACTTCATTTCACTGGATGCAGTCAGGAGGCTTAAGATAAACCCAGTGCGTCATGAAACCCGGCAAATAGTCATATTGAGtggaacacaaaaacaatctATGCCTATTTTCGACCTAAACATAGATTCAGTGGATGGACAGGCAAGAGAGCGGATCGAAGTCACAGGAGCTAAAATGGCAGACTTCACGACCATGCGAAGACCAGACCTAAGCACTCTAAAATGGAAATACGATCATACAAAGGACAAGCGTTTCTATAAGAACCCTGGAGATGACTACACAATCCATATGATCCTAGGAGACAGTACCTACTGTCGAATAAAAACGGAAGATGTTTTCAAAGGGAAACCTGGGGAACCCATAGTCGAAGGGACGACCTTTGGCTGGATCATTCATGGCGGAGATCGCATCACAGATGGATGTCTGTTCACCAGAGAAGCAAGTGACTATGAGCGGCTGTATAGTCTAGGCGTATTAGGAGTAGAAGACCGGGGAGAGAACTCACAGTTGGACGTGCACACAGAGTTTGTAGAAAACATTCCAAGAATGGCAGATGGAAGATATGAAGTCAACGTTCCCTGGATTCCAGGGCAGAAATTGGCAGAGACAAACGAAATGCAAAGAAGACAGCGACTACAGAGAGTTGAGAAGAAGTTAGAGCAGAACATGAAGTTGAAGGAAGAGTATGAGAAGATAGTAGCTACTCAGAAGGAAAGTGGGATCATTGAAAAGGTGCCCGATAGTCCGACAGCCAACCGTGTGTTTTATATGCCACACAAGCCAGTGATAAGGGAAGATGCAGCCACTACAAAAGTTAGGATGGTGTTCGATGCAAGCGCGAAACCTCACTACTTGGCGAACAGTATCAATGACTGTATGTACAGAGGACCACCCTTACAGCCACTCATGTGGGATATACTGATAAGAGCAAGGATGTCAACGGATATTCTACTCGGCGACATAGAAAAGGCGTTTCTACAAGTTGGAATCAAGCAAGAAGACAGGGATGCATTCCGTTTTCTGTTCAAGGTGAATGGACAAGAAGAACACTTCTGGTTCACACGAGTACCCTTTGGAGCAGAGGCGAGCCCGTTTATACTGGGAGCCACCTTACAACATCACTACGACCAACAACCAGAAGAGGTCAGAGAAACAGTTCAAACGTTGCGAGACAACACCTACATGGATAACTTAATGAAAACCGGGGAAGGAttagaagaaatgaaaaggttCAAATCAGAAGCCACCAAGATATTGGAGGAGGCAAGATTTCCAGTTCACAAATGGGAATCCAATCTTCAAGAGCTCGAGAGCGGCGGGATGACCAACCCAAGCAGGATCCTTGGACTTAGCTGGGACAAACAAAACGACACGTTAGAATTAACCATGCGACGATTCACTAAGGAAGAAACAGTTACCAAGAAATCTATTCTCAGCCACCTGGGCAGTATATATGACCCCCTTGGCATGTTATCGCCGACTACCGTAGAGAGAAAGCGGATATACAGAGAGGCGTGTGACGAGAAAAAAGGATGGACCACTGAGATATCGGATCCCCTAAGAAAGGAGTGGACCAACTGGACAAAGCAATTGAAGAATGTGACCGTACCAAGAACCATTGTGACAAACATGACGAAGGCAGACGCGGTACACCTACACGTATTCCCCGATGCAAGCAACCTGGCCTGCTGCGCTGCCGCTATAGCAGTCGTAGAGCACAGTTCAGCCATGGTCAAGGGCCTCTTGACATCGAAATCGAGGATATCCAAACGAGACACTTCAATAGCAAGATTAGAGTTAATCAGTGGTCAAATGGCGGCACACCTAGCGAAGAACATCCATAATGCTCTGCGAGGATGGCCAGTGAAAAGTATCACAGTGTGGATGGACAGCATGGTGGCCTTATATTGGATTTTAAATCCTGGGAAGTCCTGGAAGGTGTTTGTCGCAAACAGAGTACACAAAATGGCCCAAATAACGGAACAAGTGAAAATTCAATGGAGATATTGCCCCACCGAACGAAACCTCGCTGATCTGGGAAGTAGAGGTGCATCTCTAAGCAAGATGGAGGAGAATGGATGGTATGAAGGACCACAGTGGCTACTAACAAGAGAGCACTGGCCGCCCCAGCCGAGCATTAAATGCACTCCAAGGTCTCAAGAAGAAGAGAAACCACTGAAAGATATTGTGGCTTACACAAGGGAGGAAACGCCAACCAAAACCAAGGAACAAGCTAAAGGCAGCACTGAAGACCAAGAGACAGACGAGTGGGAAGAACTGCTCTCGCGAAGCACATATTGGAGAATACTCCGGATTACTGCTTGGGTCCTGAGATTCAAGACCAACAGTCTTGCCAAGTTAAACAAGATAAAGAAGAAGTCGGGCCCACTTTACACCGAAGAACTTGGGAAGGCTAAACAACATTGGGTGGAAAGGGCACAAAGAGGAATACCTGATGACATGGAAAGACCCGGATGGAAACTAGTCAGGGATAAGGAGACCAACCTCCTCAAATGCACTGGAAGAATTCAGGGATACAACCCAGTCTATCTAGAGGATGGGCCTTTTACTCAGAAACTCATTCAGCATGTCCAAAACCAAATAAAGCACCTGGGTGTGGCCAACACAATGGCAGCTTTGAGGGAAGAATAG